The following are encoded together in the Natronolimnobius sp. AArcel1 genome:
- a CDS encoding tyrosine-type recombinase/integrase, with product MSESQQLNTVEYFLQDIEHHGRNDRTAAAYRRVLREYETFLQERFDTTPPAASYRDCMAWVHEMRSTHSESTVATYASYLNRFYSYLERVGHAEENPMTVVLEEMNETIESNPTRRDITLAEMRAFVADVRHPLHRAIIVLLLKTGLRAGELCNLDLVDCHLEHEAQDWQPRAHIAGRPNSLFISTEHTYGEESGGVQRSASNKRKRETVIPIDGEVKHALIQWLAIRPDTPSNPGRTTAEPLFLSTADNWGARLTPKIVHHVVTDYAADRGWHRTGGGASENVTPHYFRHFFTTHLRDRTGDRGIVQYLRGDVASDVIDTYTHNWGDRVRDTYLEHIYTISG from the coding sequence ATGAGTGAGAGCCAGCAGCTGAACACGGTCGAATATTTCCTGCAGGATATCGAACACCACGGGCGCAACGACCGCACGGCAGCAGCCTATCGGCGAGTGTTGCGGGAGTACGAGACGTTCCTCCAGGAGCGATTCGATACAACGCCGCCAGCGGCCAGCTATCGTGATTGTATGGCCTGGGTACATGAGATGCGTTCGACCCACTCAGAAAGCACTGTGGCGACGTATGCGTCGTATCTCAACCGTTTCTACAGCTACCTCGAGCGAGTGGGCCACGCCGAGGAAAATCCGATGACGGTCGTCTTAGAGGAGATGAACGAAACCATCGAGTCGAATCCAACGCGGCGAGATATTACGCTTGCAGAGATGCGTGCGTTCGTCGCTGATGTTCGCCATCCGCTTCATCGGGCGATCATCGTGCTGTTGTTGAAGACTGGACTCAGGGCGGGCGAACTCTGCAACCTGGATTTAGTTGACTGTCACCTCGAGCACGAGGCTCAGGACTGGCAGCCGCGGGCGCATATCGCCGGGCGACCGAATTCGCTCTTTATCTCGACAGAACACACCTACGGCGAGGAATCTGGCGGGGTGCAACGGAGTGCGTCAAACAAGCGCAAGCGTGAGACGGTGATTCCGATCGACGGGGAAGTAAAGCATGCGCTGATACAGTGGCTTGCGATCCGCCCTGATACGCCCTCGAACCCCGGGAGAACGACCGCCGAACCACTGTTCCTCAGCACGGCCGACAACTGGGGGGCGCGTCTCACACCGAAAATCGTCCATCACGTGGTTACCGACTATGCAGCAGACCGTGGCTGGCATCGAACCGGCGGCGGCGCGTCCGAGAACGTCACCCCGCATTACTTCCGTCACTTCTTCACGACGCACCTGCGGGATCGAACCGGGGACCGAGGGATCGTCCAGTACCTCCGCGGTGATGTCGCCAGTGACGTGATCGATACCTACACTCACAACTGGGGCGATCGGGTTCGGGATACCTATCTTGAGCACATCTATACGATCTCCGGCTGA
- a CDS encoding helix-turn-helix transcriptional regulator produces the protein MSEREVQTNNRTTAQERLDSQLLNETLDLEREANRLSAMGEPTRFTILYLLAEEGQLRSGELADLLERRQNDLYHHLNTLEDAGLVGKFREGGQRVYELSPLAEGFVPHIFDTVSARAEAV, from the coding sequence ATGAGTGAACGCGAAGTCCAGACGAACAACCGAACGACGGCTCAAGAACGGCTCGACTCACAGCTACTGAACGAGACGCTCGACCTCGAGCGCGAGGCAAATCGCCTCAGCGCGATGGGTGAGCCCACGCGATTTACCATCCTCTATCTGCTCGCCGAGGAAGGGCAACTCCGAAGCGGTGAACTCGCCGACTTGCTCGAGCGACGGCAAAACGACCTGTATCACCACCTCAACACGCTCGAGGACGCTGGACTCGTCGGCAAGTTCCGTGAGGGTGGACAGCGAGTGTACGAACTCTCGCCACTCGCCGAAGGGTTCGTTCCACACATTTTCGATACGGTGAGCGCTCGTGCCGAAGCGGTCTGA
- a CDS encoding AAA family ATPase has product MSSTADTDEVIEVSADGLTVRKAFTADEFPVPAIRFEIESERDDQVTFRLSEDIPESFPMDKVGFHPDYHSDDWTAFQDNHVEFTGTLEAGEDLLTVYGIRIDDEQTAEKFLTEPTVVEVSGDDERTSGGDEIDDTVIDSIVSEDRNQAVREMLSGESSSVPGLSDEDSKSLDDTAATDETEGDADAAELADTEAADADADADADTEDDNEATADEADDGGLDLDLSDVDTDPDLEATEEDDEDDTPDIDLGFEEDEIPDPEPPVESDSEADGESDDLDLDLDLEDADDDIDEPDLDLNLEDAAASVDEDADEDEGDVDAAEETLDLELDEPADADADADDTEPALDESSEESIDDTDEADPAAEDDDTALDVEPDADSEPVAEESEAAPVDTDSETVDADAESDSVDDADVVDMSDDEAIDTPETSAAETPETATTTDDAAGLDTEGEPDGQLAAALAAEIRAETVDDEDLEVLQAELGDELGTAELTRLDHLQSRVEEVTAYTDALEQFLNEHGTGKQLIDEVKSEQSALQADVAAIDNRLGGTETRVDDLGTEIDTLTEWTTDLEEDLSSLASVPDDIDALDSQTDELETDLESVSDDVDAVETGLERVESDVETLDSDLEGVEDDVAAVDESVDSVSDDVTAVEDDVDTLESDVETLESGLDDVTETAETLETDVAELDDDIDAVESDVDDVASHVDSVESDLESLQDDVTDIQEWRDQLGSMFADGGE; this is encoded by the coding sequence ATGAGTAGCACCGCCGATACGGACGAAGTGATCGAGGTCAGCGCCGACGGACTAACCGTCCGAAAGGCGTTCACGGCGGATGAGTTTCCCGTGCCTGCGATTCGCTTCGAGATTGAATCCGAGCGAGACGATCAGGTAACCTTTCGACTCTCCGAGGATATCCCTGAATCGTTCCCAATGGACAAAGTCGGCTTCCACCCCGACTATCACAGCGACGACTGGACTGCTTTCCAGGACAACCACGTTGAATTCACCGGCACACTCGAGGCCGGTGAGGACCTCCTGACGGTGTATGGCATCCGAATTGACGATGAACAGACCGCCGAGAAATTCTTGACCGAACCAACGGTCGTCGAGGTTTCTGGCGACGACGAACGAACGTCCGGCGGCGACGAAATCGACGATACTGTTATCGATAGCATCGTCTCCGAAGACCGCAACCAGGCCGTCCGAGAGATGCTCTCGGGCGAATCGTCTTCCGTTCCGGGCCTCAGTGACGAGGACAGCAAGTCTCTCGACGACACCGCCGCAACCGACGAGACAGAAGGCGACGCCGATGCTGCTGAACTGGCCGATACCGAAGCGGCTGATGCAGATGCGGACGCTGATGCGGACACAGAAGACGACAATGAGGCGACAGCCGACGAGGCTGACGACGGCGGACTCGACCTCGACCTCAGCGATGTCGACACCGACCCCGACCTCGAGGCCACCGAGGAAGACGACGAAGACGATACCCCGGACATCGACCTCGGCTTCGAAGAAGACGAAATCCCCGACCCCGAACCGCCAGTCGAAAGCGACAGTGAGGCCGACGGTGAAAGCGACGACCTTGATCTCGACCTCGACCTCGAGGATGCAGACGACGATATCGACGAGCCAGACCTTGATCTCAACCTCGAAGATGCGGCGGCAAGCGTCGACGAAGACGCAGACGAGGACGAAGGCGATGTCGACGCAGCGGAAGAGACACTCGATCTCGAGTTAGACGAGCCTGCTGATGCCGACGCCGACGCAGACGACACAGAGCCAGCGCTCGACGAGAGTTCCGAAGAGTCCATCGACGACACCGACGAGGCGGATCCAGCTGCCGAAGACGATGATACAGCGCTTGATGTCGAGCCAGACGCTGACTCCGAACCAGTGGCTGAAGAAAGTGAGGCTGCACCAGTCGACACCGACTCCGAGACCGTCGACGCGGATGCAGAGTCCGACAGCGTCGACGACGCCGATGTCGTCGATATGAGTGACGACGAAGCGATCGACACCCCTGAGACGTCGGCCGCCGAGACGCCAGAAACTGCCACAACGACCGACGACGCGGCTGGACTTGATACGGAAGGCGAACCAGACGGCCAACTCGCCGCCGCGCTCGCTGCTGAAATCCGCGCTGAAACCGTCGATGACGAGGACCTCGAGGTACTCCAGGCCGAACTCGGCGACGAACTCGGGACCGCAGAACTCACCCGCCTTGACCACCTTCAGAGCCGCGTCGAGGAAGTTACAGCCTACACCGACGCCCTCGAGCAGTTCCTCAACGAACACGGCACCGGCAAGCAACTCATCGACGAGGTCAAATCCGAGCAGTCTGCCCTCCAGGCCGATGTCGCTGCAATCGACAACCGCCTTGGCGGGACCGAAACCCGCGTCGACGACCTCGGCACCGAAATTGATACGTTGACCGAGTGGACGACCGACCTCGAGGAAGACCTCTCCAGTCTCGCGTCAGTTCCCGACGATATCGATGCACTCGATAGCCAAACTGACGAACTGGAAACCGATCTTGAGTCGGTTAGTGACGATGTCGATGCCGTCGAAACCGGTCTCGAACGTGTTGAATCTGACGTGGAAACGCTCGACTCCGACCTCGAGGGCGTCGAAGATGATGTTGCAGCCGTCGACGAATCGGTCGACTCTGTTAGTGACGACGTAACCGCCGTCGAAGACGACGTTGACACACTCGAGAGCGATGTTGAGACGCTTGAAAGCGGTCTCGACGACGTCACGGAGACCGCAGAGACGCTCGAGACAGACGTTGCTGAACTGGACGACGACATCGATGCCGTGGAGTCCGATGTCGACGATGTTGCATCCCACGTCGACAGTGTCGAATCCGACCTCGAGTCGCTACAGGATGACGTCACCGACATTCAGGAGTGGCGCGACCAGCTCGGGTCGATGTTCGCAGACGGCGGCGAATAA
- a CDS encoding MBL fold metallo-hydrolase, translating into MVESDWGDWLVRDVEDATPDSVGIWYLGCNGFILKGSEGTTIYIDPYLSLGNPPRTTRMIPVPFDSEDVTEADAVLATHEHTDHVDGPSQAPILENTDATFYGADDSLAVTEEEGWTDEWDIDDEQLSEVEEGDTLEIGEFTIHVEAAHDPDSTHPVSYVIEHDSGTFFHGGDTKPSDEFARIGEEYDIDLGVLAFGTIGRVPDSSSGEPTRTSWYSDENQIIEATNDLQLERLLPSHWDMWKGLTSDPKVLHHHAKSFEFPHRLELAEIGDRVDL; encoded by the coding sequence ATGGTCGAAAGCGACTGGGGAGACTGGCTTGTTCGTGACGTCGAAGATGCAACACCGGATAGCGTCGGCATCTGGTATCTTGGCTGCAATGGGTTCATCCTCAAAGGCAGCGAGGGGACGACGATCTACATCGATCCCTACCTGAGCCTTGGCAATCCGCCACGGACCACGCGCATGATCCCGGTTCCGTTCGACTCCGAGGACGTGACCGAGGCCGACGCCGTCCTCGCCACGCACGAACACACTGATCACGTCGACGGGCCGAGTCAGGCCCCGATTCTCGAGAATACGGACGCAACGTTCTACGGAGCAGACGACAGCCTCGCGGTGACGGAGGAGGAAGGCTGGACCGACGAGTGGGACATCGACGACGAGCAGCTCAGCGAAGTCGAAGAGGGCGACACCCTCGAGATCGGCGAGTTTACCATCCACGTCGAAGCTGCCCACGATCCCGACTCGACACACCCTGTCAGTTACGTCATCGAACACGACAGCGGTACCTTCTTCCACGGCGGCGATACGAAACCGAGCGACGAGTTCGCTCGCATCGGCGAGGAGTACGACATCGATCTGGGTGTTCTCGCCTTTGGAACGATCGGCCGCGTCCCTGACTCGTCCTCCGGCGAGCCAACCCGAACCAGCTGGTACAGCGACGAAAACCAGATCATTGAAGCGACGAACGACCTCCAACTCGAGCGGCTTCTCCCAAGTCACTGGGACATGTGGAAAGGGCTCACATCCGACCCGAAAGTCCTCCATCATCACGCGAAGAGCTTCGAATTCCCGCACCGACTCGAGCTCGCAGAGATCGGCGATCGCGTCGATCTCTAG
- the dph2 gene encoding diphthamide biosynthesis enzyme Dph2 encodes MSQETEYTEGDLRNTGMQLKHDREWDYELERIIDAVEERDAEKVGLQFPEGLKRRGPKVADDLRELTEGDVTFMLSGQPCYGACDLDTYLMKRTDVFVHFGHSPMKNTDKVIYVPLFSNVEVTPIMEDALETLEDPDETKDVGLVTTAQHMNLYEEMTKFLEERGYEVHSRRGDDRLTHEGQVLGCNYASADVPADQVLYVGGGKFHPLGLAMEHPEKHVVIADPVNNVVTVADTEKFLKQRYGAVHRAMDAEKWGVIFCTKIGQGRWDQAQEILEGNDNAYLITMDEVTPDRLLNFDMDAFVNTGCPRITTDDGPRFHKPMLTPGEYEIAIGNKPLEDLSFDTFHGTW; translated from the coding sequence ATGAGCCAGGAGACGGAGTACACAGAAGGGGACCTCCGAAACACCGGGATGCAGTTGAAACACGACCGCGAGTGGGACTACGAACTCGAGCGAATTATCGACGCCGTCGAGGAGCGCGACGCCGAGAAGGTCGGCCTGCAGTTCCCCGAGGGGCTCAAGCGCCGCGGCCCAAAAGTGGCGGACGACCTGCGCGAGTTGACTGAGGGCGATGTCACGTTCATGCTCTCGGGTCAGCCCTGCTATGGCGCTTGTGACCTTGACACCTACCTGATGAAACGCACTGACGTGTTCGTCCACTTCGGCCACTCGCCGATGAAGAACACGGACAAGGTGATCTACGTGCCGCTGTTCTCGAACGTCGAAGTCACGCCGATCATGGAAGACGCCCTCGAGACGCTCGAGGACCCCGACGAAACCAAGGATGTCGGTCTCGTGACGACGGCCCAGCACATGAATCTCTACGAGGAGATGACCAAATTCCTCGAGGAACGCGGCTACGAGGTCCACAGCCGCCGCGGTGATGACCGACTCACCCACGAGGGACAGGTGCTCGGATGTAACTACGCGAGCGCGGACGTGCCCGCGGATCAGGTGCTGTACGTCGGCGGCGGCAAGTTCCACCCGCTCGGCCTGGCGATGGAACACCCCGAGAAACACGTCGTCATCGCCGATCCAGTCAACAATGTCGTCACTGTCGCGGACACCGAAAAATTCCTGAAACAGCGCTACGGTGCCGTTCACCGCGCGATGGACGCCGAAAAATGGGGCGTCATCTTCTGTACGAAAATCGGCCAGGGCCGCTGGGATCAGGCCCAAGAAATTCTCGAGGGCAACGACAACGCGTACCTCATTACGATGGACGAGGTCACCCCCGACCGCCTTCTGAACTTCGACATGGACGCGTTCGTCAATACCGGCTGTCCGCGAATCACGACCGACGACGGGCCGCGCTTCCACAAGCCGATGCTCACTCCCGGCGAGTACGAGATCGCCATCGGCAACAAGCCACTCGAGGACCTCTCGTTCGACACCTTCCACGGAACCTGGTAG
- a CDS encoding permease codes for MSAEQSPDGYLFDVYRRYIGEPEDRTDIYAGFSLFLGGIGLGIISLVLFLWSTNYAARSDAYFTWTEPAYALVMVALPILMLGIVVLLPSERRVQYASIAGVAVTVVAVGGFLYAYPTDWNGYGADYTAEVIAVYAVGLAALTASTGAALIAHYLDMAREAQRIEPTDDAESESYTDEEIQSDIDAAMEDVELSWGGVQKTEHKRLSFSENEFDEVDVDSVGTKTTRSSGVDAQVAGLKGLKGGDTKTTTSSATVDDQTQKLKELREQQRAEELATDDSSGLVAAVTGRLASLRNRLGRN; via the coding sequence ATGTCAGCGGAACAGTCTCCAGATGGCTATCTTTTCGACGTCTACCGTCGATATATCGGTGAACCTGAGGACCGGACCGACATCTACGCCGGGTTCAGTCTGTTCCTCGGCGGTATCGGCCTTGGGATCATTTCGTTGGTACTCTTCCTGTGGAGCACCAACTATGCTGCTCGTTCCGACGCGTACTTCACGTGGACCGAACCCGCGTACGCGCTCGTGATGGTCGCGTTGCCGATTTTGATGCTCGGAATCGTCGTCCTGTTGCCGTCCGAACGTCGTGTACAGTATGCATCTATTGCGGGCGTGGCCGTGACCGTCGTCGCGGTCGGTGGATTTCTATACGCCTATCCGACCGACTGGAACGGCTACGGCGCAGATTACACCGCCGAGGTTATCGCGGTCTATGCAGTTGGTCTCGCCGCGCTTACCGCCTCCACTGGCGCAGCGTTAATCGCTCACTACCTCGATATGGCCCGTGAGGCCCAGCGAATCGAACCCACCGATGATGCGGAATCCGAATCGTACACCGATGAGGAAATCCAAAGCGACATCGACGCCGCGATGGAAGACGTCGAACTCTCCTGGGGTGGCGTCCAGAAAACTGAGCACAAGCGCCTGAGTTTCTCCGAAAACGAGTTCGACGAAGTCGACGTCGATAGCGTGGGGACAAAAACCACCCGCTCCTCGGGCGTCGACGCGCAAGTTGCCGGCCTCAAAGGTCTCAAAGGCGGCGACACGAAAACGACCACCTCGAGTGCGACGGTCGATGATCAGACGCAGAAACTCAAAGAACTCCGCGAGCAACAGCGCGCCGAGGAGTTAGCAACGGATGACAGCAGTGGTCTCGTTGCAGCAGTGACTGGCAGGCTCGCATCGCTGCGCAATCGTTTGGGGCGCAATTAA
- a CDS encoding zf-TFIIB domain-containing protein, with translation MDECPRCQGSLEELSLGDVSTVSCPHCEYADIPVDHDSVPETPESWRDALNRFYQS, from the coding sequence ATGGACGAGTGTCCCCGGTGTCAGGGCTCGCTCGAGGAACTCTCCCTCGGTGACGTCTCGACCGTGAGCTGTCCGCATTGTGAGTACGCGGACATTCCGGTCGACCACGACAGCGTTCCCGAGACTCCCGAGTCCTGGCGCGACGCTCTCAATCGCTTTTATCAATCGTAG